Genomic window (Mesorhizobium sp. M4B.F.Ca.ET.058.02.1.1):
CCTTGTCCATCTGCTCCGGAGTCATGTCGAAGGGGTTCACGCCGGCGAGCAGTGCCGCGACGATCGGCGTGTCATGCACGGCGTCGATGGTCGCCATGCGACCGGCATACTGCTTGTCCCACAGAAGCTTCCAGCTCGCCTCGGGGTTCTTCACCAGATCGGTGCGGTAGAGGATCGAGGTGTTGCCCCAGTCCCACGGCACCATCCAGACCTTGCCGTCGCCGGCCTGGATGTCGGGCAGGTTCTTGAACACCGGGAAGATTGAATCCCAGTTCTTGATGCGCTTGGTGTCGATCGGCTGCAGCAGGCCTTCCTTGTTCCAGCGCGCCACCTTGTCGTAGCAGGGGTGCGCGATGTCCGGCCGGAAGCCGGCCTTGACCTTGGTGAAGGCGTCGTCGTCGTCGCCGAAGATCGAGGCCTCGACGCCGTCCGGATGGGCCGCGAGGAAGCTCTTGTTGAAGTCGGGCAGTTCGTAGCCGGACCATGTGAAATACTGCAGCTTGTCGGCGGCAAAGGCGACAGTCGACGACAGCGCGAGCGCCAGGGCCGTAAGGCCGGCGCGGGTCTTGTGTCCGGTGATCGATTTCAGCTGGAATGTCATTTTCGTTCTCCTCTCTTTCGTTGTTGTGGTT
Coding sequences:
- a CDS encoding ABC transporter substrate-binding protein — encoded protein: MTFQLKSITGHKTRAGLTALALALSSTVAFAADKLQYFTWSGYELPDFNKSFLAAHPDGVEASIFGDDDDAFTKVKAGFRPDIAHPCYDKVARWNKEGLLQPIDTKRIKNWDSIFPVFKNLPDIQAGDGKVWMVPWDWGNTSILYRTDLVKNPEASWKLLWDKQYAGRMATIDAVHDTPIVAALLAGVNPFDMTPEQMDKVAEKLREQRPLLSSYTTDMTSVEQALASGQLVAAMTWNASATSLKKQGVPVEFMKPKEGMLTWSCGFVMLKDAKNVDLAYDFINSRLDADSGKYLIQSYGYGSSLSTAFAGVAKDELDKLQLPSDPEVMLKTTIFTGPMKQNDDVAKMFEKVKAGG